The Edwardsiella tarda ATCC 15947 = NBRC 105688 region AGTTCGAGTGTTCGGTATTTAATGGCGTCTACATTACACGCGATGTGGATCAATCCTACCTGGATTATCTACAGTCTCTGCGCAGCGACGACAGCAAGGCGTTGAGCAATCAGCAACAAGCCGAGGATTTGGCGCTGTATAACGAAGGCTAACGCACGTTTCGTCTTCCTTTCCCGATGACGGGCCGCCGATGCGGCCCGTTTTCGCTTGCGCCATCTGTCGGCTTGCGGCAAAGTCGCAGCAGCAGAGTGAATGAGAGTGAGTAACGGGCGATGAAACGACTGATTATCGGTATCTCCGGCGCCAGTGGCGTGATTTACGGGATCCGTTTGCTAGAGGTGTTGCGTAGCCACCCAGAGGTAGAAACCCACCTGGTGATGAGTCAGGCGGCACGCCAGACCTTGGCGTTGGAGACGGATCGCAGCCTGCGTGAGGTCTTGGCCTTGGCGGATGTGGTGCATGACGTGCGCGATATCGCCGCCGCGATCTCCTCCGGCTCCTTTAAGACCGCCGGCATGGTTATCTTGCCTTGTTCCATCAAAACCCTCTCCGGCATCGTGCATGGTTACAGCGATACGCTATTGATCCGCGCCGCCGACGTGGTGTTGAAGGAGCGTCGACCATTGGTGCTATGTGTGCGAGAGACGCCGTTGCATCTGGGGCATCTGCGTATGATGACCAGTGCCGCCGAGTTGGGGGCGGTGATCATGCCGCCGGTACCCGCCTTCTACCACCGTCCACAGCGGATCGAGGAGATCATCGATCAGACGGTGAACCGGGTATTGGATCAGCTGGATATCACCCTGCCGCACGAGTTGTTTCCTCGTTGGCAGGGCGGGCATCGGACGCCAGATAGCGCGACCTGAGGCGCTTATTGGGCGGCGATATCGAATTGCGTGCCGTTGACGGCGGCGGCCGCCGGTGAACAGAGCCAGAGCACCAGATCCGCGATGCTGTGCGTCGTGGCGGGGCAACCGAGGATCTTCTCGTCACGCGTCGCTGTGAGCGACGGGAGTGGGGTTGTGACGCTGGGGATCAACTGATTGACCGTGATGCCTTGTGGCCCGAGATCTTGCGCCATGGCTCGGGTGAGGGCGCCCAGCGCGGCTCGTCCCATGGCACAAAGTGCGTCGCTGTGATCGGCCTCTTGCCGTGTGCTGCTGATATGGATGATGCGTCCCCCTGCCGGCATCTGGCGTGCGGCCAGTTGGCTGGTGAGAAACACCGCCCGGACATTGATCTCCATGCTCTGTTCAAATTCACGCAACTCGATCTCATCGAAGGGCTTACAGATGATCACGGCGGCGTGATTCACCAGAATATCGATGCGCCCCCACAACTCTAACGTGCGGGTGATGGCGCGCACGCAGGTCTCTGGATTGCGTGCGTCGGTACGCAAGGCGACGGCTTCGCCCCCCTGCTGGCGGATCTGGGCGGTCAGTAACCGGGCTTCCTGCTCCGAGTGGTGGTAGGTCAGCGCGACGCGTGCGCCCGCGGCGGCGAGTGCGCGGACGATGGCCGCGCCGCTCCCCTGTGCGCCCGCAGTGACCAGCGCGACTTTATCGTGCAATAAGGCTTGGTTCATAGATGCTCCACTAATGGGGCGCCGTGCCCGAATCGGGTACCCGGGGGATCGTAGCCGCCGACACTTGTCGCCGCGGCTAGGTATAGCGCCAACTGTCGCGGGGACTCTGTACGGTCTACACCGTCTAGAGGCACCCGACCATCAGTGTAGTCAACGTGCTACATCGCTCCGGACGTCCGGTGCGCTCGCATGCACATTCGATGCTTTACCAGGCTATTTGACGATGTCATCCAATGCCTCGCGCAGATCGTAGTAGCGGAAACCGAATCCTGCCTCCTCCAGGCGACGTGGCAATACGCGCTGGCCGCCGAGCAACATCAGGCTTGCCTCACCCAATAGGGCGCGTAGCGCTAGCGCCGGTACCCGCATCAGGGTGGGGCGCCCCAAGACCTCGCCCAGTGTCGCGACAAACTGCTCATTGCGTACCGGGTAGGGTGCCGTCATATTAAACGGCCCATGCAGGGTGGGATTATCGAGCAAGTAAAGGATGGCATTGATCATGTCATCGATATGGATCCACGACAGATATTGATGGCCGCTGCCCAATTCGCCGCCGAGCCCCAGGCGGAATAACGGCAGCATTCGCCCCAGGGCCCCGCCATGCGGAGCCAGCACGAT contains the following coding sequences:
- a CDS encoding SDR family NAD(P)-dependent oxidoreductase, with the protein product MNQALLHDKVALVTAGAQGSGAAIVRALAAAGARVALTYHHSEQEARLLTAQIRQQGGEAVALRTDARNPETCVRAITRTLELWGRIDILVNHAAVIICKPFDEIELREFEQSMEINVRAVFLTSQLAARQMPAGGRIIHISSTRQEADHSDALCAMGRAALGALTRAMAQDLGPQGITVNQLIPSVTTPLPSLTATRDEKILGCPATTHSIADLVLWLCSPAAAAVNGTQFDIAAQ
- a CDS encoding UbiX family flavin prenyltransferase, yielding MKRLIIGISGASGVIYGIRLLEVLRSHPEVETHLVMSQAARQTLALETDRSLREVLALADVVHDVRDIAAAISSGSFKTAGMVILPCSIKTLSGIVHGYSDTLLIRAADVVLKERRPLVLCVRETPLHLGHLRMMTSAAELGAVIMPPVPAFYHRPQRIEEIIDQTVNRVLDQLDITLPHELFPRWQGGHRTPDSAT